Proteins encoded by one window of Chondromyces crocatus:
- a CDS encoding PQQ-like beta-propeller repeat protein has product MGAGFSREKAPRALSKRRAAMVLGALTLPALATMALAEDVSTSRPATVVVGAPRGFAASDRLDARRTGSTWSALPVAPKELWRRHISGGMDASPLIDADGNVVATLTVPEVVKLGPEGRELWRVRIGSNAPLAPATLTSDGTLLLVTSAGVAWGLSPQGAVRFTTQLGVRGRDADVTPLALEDGGVVIAAGRSLVELSASGAVRGRAELQERAVGAVLAGPEGALVTTEPGEVLVWRRPGAPRRLGSFGGAPRRGAALADARTLLAVVDGRRLVGLDLRTGATSTRASGATGVGAFDAPPAVGAGGVAITGTAVGLLLGVDAAGGEPLRVAIDRPPPSIAADAGAGLSSFLGAVEGKPSPPVVVDAEGRVGFVRSAGRAGVVQPDGSVALATERVCATPVAVLPAGKHRMLVACRDGTLVMMGD; this is encoded by the coding sequence ATGGGTGCTGGGTTTTCGCGTGAGAAGGCGCCGCGAGCGCTGTCGAAGCGGCGCGCGGCGATGGTGCTGGGGGCGCTGACGCTGCCGGCGCTGGCGACGATGGCGCTCGCGGAGGACGTGAGCACGAGCCGGCCTGCGACGGTGGTGGTGGGGGCTCCGCGGGGGTTCGCGGCGAGCGATCGGCTGGATGCGCGACGGACGGGGTCGACGTGGAGTGCGCTGCCGGTCGCGCCGAAGGAGCTGTGGCGTCGTCACATCAGCGGGGGGATGGATGCGTCGCCGTTGATCGATGCCGATGGGAATGTGGTGGCGACGTTGACGGTGCCGGAGGTGGTGAAGCTGGGACCGGAGGGTCGGGAGCTGTGGCGGGTGCGCATCGGGTCGAACGCGCCGCTGGCGCCAGCGACGTTGACCAGCGATGGGACGCTCTTGCTGGTGACGTCGGCCGGGGTGGCGTGGGGGCTGTCGCCGCAAGGGGCGGTGCGGTTCACGACGCAGCTCGGGGTGCGAGGGCGCGACGCGGACGTGACGCCGCTGGCGCTGGAGGATGGGGGGGTGGTGATCGCGGCGGGGCGGTCGCTGGTGGAGCTGTCGGCGAGCGGGGCGGTGCGGGGGCGGGCAGAGCTTCAGGAGCGAGCGGTGGGGGCGGTGCTGGCCGGGCCGGAGGGGGCGCTGGTGACGACGGAGCCCGGGGAGGTGCTGGTGTGGCGGCGGCCAGGGGCGCCGCGGCGTCTGGGGTCGTTCGGGGGGGCGCCACGACGGGGGGCGGCGCTGGCCGATGCGCGGACGTTGCTGGCGGTGGTGGATGGGCGGCGGCTCGTGGGGCTGGACCTGCGGACGGGGGCGACGAGCACGCGGGCGAGTGGGGCGACGGGGGTGGGGGCGTTCGATGCGCCGCCCGCGGTGGGGGCCGGTGGGGTGGCGATCACGGGGACGGCGGTGGGGCTGCTGCTGGGAGTCGATGCAGCCGGGGGGGAGCCGCTGCGGGTGGCGATCGACAGGCCGCCGCCTTCGATTGCGGCGGATGCGGGAGCGGGGCTGTCGTCGTTCCTGGGGGCGGTGGAAGGGAAGCCGAGTCCGCCGGTGGTGGTGGATGCCGAGGGGCGGGTGGGGTTCGTGCGCTCGGCAGGTCGGGCGGGGGTGGTGCAGCCGGATGGGTCGGTGGCGCTGGCGACGGAGCGGGTGTGCGCGACGCCGGTGGCGGTGCTGCCCGCGGGGAAGCACCGGATGCTGGTGGCGTGCCGGGATGGGACGCTGGTGATGATGGGGGACTGA
- a CDS encoding dicarboxylate/amino acid:cation symporter — MSPQQKMLLGIGTGAAAGLAANALAAGAPWLTWVIDHITFPVGQIFLRLLFMLVIPMLFSALVMGISELDLRHLGRLGARSFGYTIVISTVAVLIGLGLVNFIRPGAGLPESLRAMAQGSVVEAAAAPADTSPVALIIAMFPDNPIKAAASGDMLAVIVFSLFFGVGLSLARTPATAHLRESIQGLYDVVTRLLDAVIALAPIGVAALLFTMTSRMGVAILVQLSAYVGTVLLGLGLHMFGVYSLSVRFFGGMSPIAFFRGSRTAILTAFSTSSSSATLPTALRVAEEDLGLPPHVSRFVLTAGAAMNQNGTALFEGVTVLFLAQLYGVDLALGQQAIVMVICVLGGIGTAGMPGGSLPVVAMILGMFGIPPEGLGLILGVDRFLDMCRTTLNVTGDLAAAVYVSRGEPHDPGDHDGQGGAGGAGGEGATAGQGITEGLAGEGV; from the coding sequence ATGTCGCCGCAGCAGAAGATGCTCCTCGGGATCGGCACCGGCGCCGCTGCCGGACTCGCCGCCAACGCCCTCGCCGCCGGCGCGCCGTGGCTCACCTGGGTGATCGACCACATCACCTTCCCGGTCGGCCAGATCTTCCTCCGCCTGCTCTTCATGCTCGTCATCCCGATGCTCTTCTCGGCGCTCGTGATGGGCATCAGCGAGCTCGACCTCCGCCACCTCGGCCGCCTCGGCGCCCGCTCCTTCGGCTACACGATCGTCATCTCCACCGTCGCCGTCCTCATCGGCCTCGGCCTCGTCAACTTCATCCGCCCTGGCGCTGGCCTCCCCGAGTCCTTGCGCGCCATGGCCCAGGGCTCCGTCGTCGAGGCCGCCGCAGCGCCAGCGGACACCTCGCCCGTCGCCCTCATCATCGCCATGTTCCCCGACAACCCCATCAAGGCCGCGGCCTCGGGGGACATGCTCGCCGTCATCGTCTTCTCCCTCTTCTTCGGCGTCGGCCTCTCCCTCGCCCGCACCCCCGCGACCGCGCACCTCCGCGAGAGCATCCAGGGCCTCTACGACGTCGTCACCCGCCTCCTCGACGCCGTCATCGCCCTCGCCCCCATCGGCGTCGCCGCCCTCCTGTTCACCATGACCTCGCGCATGGGCGTCGCCATCCTCGTGCAGCTCTCTGCCTACGTCGGCACCGTCCTGCTCGGCCTCGGCCTGCACATGTTCGGCGTCTACTCCCTCTCCGTCCGCTTCTTCGGCGGCATGTCCCCCATCGCCTTCTTCCGCGGCTCTCGCACCGCCATCCTCACCGCCTTCTCCACCTCGTCTTCCAGCGCCACCCTCCCCACCGCCCTCCGCGTCGCCGAAGAAGACCTCGGCCTCCCGCCCCACGTCTCCCGCTTCGTCCTCACCGCCGGCGCGGCCATGAACCAGAACGGCACCGCCCTCTTCGAAGGCGTCACCGTCCTCTTCCTCGCCCAGCTCTACGGCGTCGACCTCGCCCTCGGCCAGCAAGCCATCGTCATGGTCATCTGCGTGCTCGGCGGCATCGGCACCGCCGGCATGCCTGGCGGCTCCTTGCCCGTCGTCGCCATGATCCTGGGCATGTTCGGCATCCCCCCCGAGGGCCTCGGCCTCATCCTCGGCGTCGACCGCTTCCTCGACATGTGCCGCACCACCCTCAACGTCACCGGCGACCTCGCCGCCGCCGTCTACGTCTCCCGCGGCGAACCGCACGACCCCGGCGACCACGACGGGCAAGGCGGCGCTGGCGGTGCGGGCGGCGAAGGCGCGACTGCAGGGCAGGGGATCACCGAAGGACTCGCCGGCGAAGGCGTCTAG
- the cas6 gene encoding CRISPR system precrRNA processing endoribonuclease RAMP protein Cas6 encodes MSAGVDRREGAASLVLDAHVVGRAHAEAPLLLATLRGMGDAGLGARRTRMSLVSVEALDGRGLPCGTALDPVGGRLSAVAPGVRARELVRPGDETARVVRVRYVSPTWLKEGGEVVREPRFGALMRRLRARLGALATVFGEREVDEDPRAMAAAADAVAMIHQAVTWYGQARRSTRTGQTHPLEGFVGEAVYQGELGRFLPMLRLGELLHVGKHATFGLGRIEVEVLG; translated from the coding sequence GTGTCCGCTGGGGTGGACAGGAGGGAGGGGGCGGCGTCGCTGGTGCTGGACGCCCATGTGGTGGGGCGGGCACACGCGGAGGCGCCGCTGCTGCTGGCGACGCTGCGAGGGATGGGCGACGCGGGGCTGGGCGCGCGGCGCACGCGGATGTCGCTGGTGTCGGTGGAGGCGCTCGATGGGCGGGGGTTGCCTTGCGGGACGGCGCTGGACCCGGTGGGGGGGCGGCTGTCGGCCGTGGCGCCCGGGGTGCGGGCGCGGGAGCTGGTTCGACCCGGGGATGAGACGGCGCGGGTGGTGCGGGTGCGGTACGTGTCGCCGACATGGCTGAAGGAAGGGGGGGAGGTGGTGCGCGAGCCGCGGTTCGGGGCGTTGATGCGCAGACTGCGGGCGCGGCTGGGAGCGCTGGCGACGGTGTTCGGGGAGCGAGAGGTGGACGAGGATCCGCGGGCGATGGCCGCGGCGGCCGACGCGGTGGCGATGATTCACCAGGCGGTGACGTGGTACGGACAGGCGCGGCGGTCGACGCGGACGGGGCAGACGCACCCGCTGGAGGGGTTCGTGGGGGAGGCGGTCTACCAGGGGGAGCTGGGGCGGTTCCTGCCGATGCTGCGGCTCGGGGAGCTGCTGCACGTGGGGAAGCACGCGACGTTCGGGCTGGGTCGGATCGAGGTGGAGGTGCTGGGGTGA
- a CDS encoding DevR family CRISPR-associated autoregulator — protein MSHVTGSLIIDAPASALNNAGKDEEARTDNAVAVKFIRAPEGRYPYVSAQAVRYWLRTQLAASPGWSASPVFRETKVAYTDAEPTLYDEDDLFGYMRATSKSTDEKKAAKRAEIAARSTPVDPEVGEVTRISPLRIGTLVAITPTARLPRDFGTMARAEGDPVPHEHQFYRAHLKAPFALDLTAAGTFFVSQRVGYKNLDKNRIDSAKKAGATALQVRGFSAHRLPLPLRRRRVAQVFRTLGRLEGGAKQTLHLTDTAPAALILAVTRSGNQPFQRVFSPDPLGERTTFRADVLEEALRVYRDDFLSGVYIGWSRGFLDSERQKLDTFLASAASHHGIALHVGHPREMADAFAAALESDAAAPWFD, from the coding sequence ATGAGCCACGTCACGGGTTCCCTGATCATCGACGCGCCCGCCAGCGCCCTCAACAACGCCGGCAAGGACGAAGAGGCGCGAACGGACAACGCCGTCGCCGTCAAATTCATCCGCGCCCCCGAGGGCCGCTATCCCTACGTCAGCGCGCAGGCGGTCAGGTACTGGCTCCGCACCCAGCTCGCTGCCAGCCCGGGATGGTCAGCCTCTCCCGTCTTTCGCGAGACCAAGGTCGCCTATACCGACGCCGAGCCCACCCTCTACGACGAGGACGACCTCTTCGGCTACATGCGCGCGACCTCCAAGTCCACCGACGAGAAGAAGGCCGCCAAGCGCGCAGAGATCGCGGCCCGCTCCACCCCCGTCGACCCCGAGGTCGGCGAGGTCACCCGCATCTCGCCCCTGCGCATCGGCACGCTCGTCGCCATCACCCCCACCGCCCGCCTCCCTCGCGACTTCGGCACCATGGCCCGCGCCGAAGGCGACCCCGTCCCGCACGAGCACCAGTTCTACCGCGCCCACCTCAAGGCACCCTTCGCGCTCGACCTCACGGCGGCGGGCACCTTCTTCGTCTCCCAGCGCGTCGGCTACAAGAACCTCGACAAGAACCGCATCGACAGCGCGAAGAAAGCTGGCGCCACCGCCCTCCAGGTCCGCGGTTTCTCGGCGCATCGCCTCCCGCTTCCCCTCCGTCGTCGCCGCGTCGCTCAGGTCTTTCGCACCCTCGGCCGCCTCGAAGGCGGCGCCAAGCAGACCCTGCACCTCACCGACACCGCACCGGCTGCGCTGATCCTCGCCGTCACCAGGAGCGGCAACCAGCCCTTTCAGCGCGTGTTCAGCCCTGATCCCCTGGGGGAGCGCACCACCTTCCGCGCCGATGTCCTCGAAGAAGCCCTCCGCGTCTACCGCGACGACTTCCTCTCCGGCGTGTACATCGGCTGGTCTCGAGGCTTCCTCGACAGCGAGCGCCAGAAGCTCGACACCTTCCTCGCCAGCGCCGCGTCCCACCATGGCATCGCCCTCCATGTCGGCCACCCCCGCGAGATGGCCGACGCCTTCGCGGCTGCCCTGGAGAGCGACGCGGCTGCCCCCTGGTTCGACTGA
- the cas5 gene encoding CRISPR-associated protein Cas5 yields the protein MRLARVTLHAPVASFRHPFFVTGRQPTFDIPPPSTLHGLCAAAAGTFPDPTTFLFGVHFTYRARAQDLEHQHLASALPPGTRITVPTPTGSQRATTEISVQPVLRDFLFDTTLTLYVAPDLASAFHAPVYPLVLGRSQDLAEVLAIDLVTLERADRLRLDHTLLPFALRPAVRFGTTVLLTRHITEAPERKATFSQYIVLHEPVFLGPDANPERRLLHVDGLSLDDLWTDPAHLDDDGFARGVWIHHLQPPTPPTP from the coding sequence ATGCGCCTCGCCCGCGTCACCCTGCACGCCCCCGTGGCGTCCTTCCGCCACCCCTTCTTCGTCACCGGACGCCAGCCCACCTTCGACATCCCGCCGCCTTCGACCCTGCACGGCCTCTGCGCGGCGGCGGCGGGCACCTTCCCTGATCCCACCACCTTTCTCTTCGGCGTCCACTTCACCTACCGCGCCCGCGCCCAGGACCTCGAACACCAGCACCTCGCCAGCGCCCTCCCTCCTGGCACACGCATCACCGTCCCCACCCCGACCGGCTCTCAGCGCGCGACGACCGAAATCTCCGTGCAGCCCGTCCTCCGAGACTTCCTTTTCGACACCACCCTCACCCTCTACGTCGCGCCCGACCTCGCCTCTGCCTTCCATGCGCCCGTCTACCCCCTCGTCCTCGGACGCTCCCAGGACCTCGCCGAGGTCCTCGCCATCGACCTCGTCACCCTCGAACGTGCTGACCGCCTGCGCCTCGACCACACCCTTCTTCCCTTTGCCCTTCGCCCTGCCGTTCGCTTCGGCACCACCGTCCTCCTCACCCGCCACATCACCGAAGCGCCCGAGCGAAAGGCCACCTTCAGCCAGTACATCGTCCTCCACGAGCCCGTCTTCCTCGGCCCCGACGCGAACCCCGAGCGACGCCTCCTGCACGTCGACGGCCTCTCGCTCGACGACCTCTGGACCGACCCTGCTCACCTCGACGACGACGGCTTCGCCCGTGGCGTCTGGATCCACCACCTCCAGCCCCCGACGCCGCCCACCCCGTGA
- a CDS encoding CRISPR-associated helicase/endonuclease Cas3 translates to MKDPLAHVWAKSVPPSAPSAGTSSPRPNLRRGEPLKGHTENLLTRLAAWRDRFPDLPRFTDRADLWDLAAWSCLLHDVGKIARAFQRMLQGGARFHHRHEVLSLVAVGWLDLPDADRALIAAAVATHHRDVTAIFALYPGPTSPDLADLLSELDPDDEPRLRSWLTPGAGGPDPTRCGFAALPPLRPLSPFDAIDASLSALQQLADDIALRDATSPTSLTVRALRGLVQLADHAASAHQHFGRAPTLDSPAALLAQLQRSARTTPRPAGASPSPGSPSEPPSPAAALPEPPTPPSTPPEASLTDQPTFDLHPHQRTAAATLGHAHLIAPTGSGKTEAALLWATAQRQALAPAAPPIFYVLPYRASLNAMHTRIHERVGVDRDAVVLQHATATAALYGYLLEHKGYTPDHAARVAARERDLGRLMTAPVRVLSPYQLLRGCFSLRGHEALLTDAAGGLFLLDELHAYALDRLAFLLAALQHLACDLGARLFAMSATFPRVLRDALDDLLSTPACAAPFRSIVAAPETFDAFRRHHLHLDDRDLADDATLDTIARTVTAGQAVLVVATTVRRAQTLYTRLRDRLDPGASDPDRVTLLHSRFTARDRATKERALAARLGTRTRAKDTPGLVVVGTQVVEVSLDVDFDRLHTDPAPIEALVQRFGRINRGRRHRHCDVVVHRPSPPSSQFVYEPRLVDRALDILGPHSGEPIDERHVQTWVDAAYAPDADRWRKELDQRIRDARRDVLRVNRPLDSHEELRASFDAFFDGAEVIPEALRAEHQRLLVERPLEAATLAVPIHPGTYHSLSRKGLLRTQDRVTYARVPYDATSGLDLGAS, encoded by the coding sequence GTGAAAGACCCCCTCGCGCACGTCTGGGCCAAGAGCGTGCCCCCGAGCGCCCCCAGCGCAGGCACCTCATCACCCCGGCCCAACCTGCGCCGCGGTGAGCCCCTCAAAGGCCACACCGAGAACCTCCTCACCCGCCTCGCCGCGTGGCGCGACCGCTTCCCGGACCTCCCCCGCTTCACCGACCGCGCGGACCTCTGGGATCTTGCCGCCTGGTCTTGCCTCCTCCACGACGTCGGCAAGATCGCCCGCGCCTTCCAGCGCATGCTCCAGGGCGGCGCGCGCTTCCATCACCGCCACGAAGTCCTCTCGCTCGTCGCCGTCGGCTGGCTCGACCTTCCCGACGCCGACCGCGCGCTCATCGCAGCCGCCGTCGCCACCCACCACCGCGACGTCACCGCCATCTTCGCGCTGTACCCAGGTCCCACGTCGCCCGACCTCGCCGACCTCCTCTCCGAGCTCGACCCCGACGACGAACCCCGCCTTCGCAGCTGGCTCACCCCGGGCGCCGGCGGCCCCGACCCCACCCGCTGCGGCTTCGCCGCGCTCCCGCCCCTGCGCCCCCTCAGCCCCTTCGACGCCATCGACGCCTCCCTGAGCGCCCTCCAGCAGCTCGCGGACGACATCGCCCTCCGTGACGCCACCAGCCCCACCTCCCTCACCGTCCGCGCCCTTCGCGGCCTCGTCCAGCTCGCCGACCACGCCGCCTCGGCCCACCAGCACTTCGGCCGCGCCCCCACCCTCGACAGCCCCGCCGCCTTGCTCGCGCAGCTTCAGCGCTCCGCCCGGACGACGCCACGTCCCGCCGGAGCGTCACCCTCTCCCGGGTCACCGTCCGAGCCTCCGAGCCCCGCAGCCGCGCTGCCCGAGCCCCCGACCCCCCCCTCCACGCCCCCGGAAGCCTCCCTCACCGACCAGCCCACCTTCGACCTCCACCCCCACCAGCGCACCGCCGCCGCCACCCTGGGCCACGCCCACCTCATCGCCCCCACGGGCAGCGGCAAGACCGAAGCCGCCCTCCTCTGGGCCACCGCGCAGCGCCAGGCCCTCGCCCCTGCGGCGCCGCCCATCTTCTACGTCCTCCCCTACCGCGCCAGCCTCAACGCCATGCATACCCGCATCCACGAGCGGGTCGGCGTCGACCGCGACGCCGTCGTCCTCCAGCACGCCACCGCCACCGCTGCCCTCTACGGCTACCTCCTCGAACACAAGGGCTACACCCCCGACCACGCCGCCCGCGTTGCCGCCCGCGAGCGCGACCTCGGCCGCCTCATGACCGCCCCCGTCCGGGTCCTCAGCCCCTACCAGCTCCTCCGCGGCTGCTTCAGCCTCCGCGGCCACGAAGCCCTCCTCACCGACGCTGCTGGCGGCCTCTTCCTCCTCGACGAGCTCCACGCCTACGCCCTCGACCGCCTCGCCTTCCTCCTCGCTGCCCTCCAGCACCTCGCGTGCGACCTCGGCGCCCGCCTCTTCGCCATGAGCGCCACCTTCCCGCGCGTCCTCCGCGACGCCCTCGACGACCTCCTCTCCACCCCTGCGTGCGCCGCCCCCTTCCGCTCCATCGTCGCCGCCCCCGAGACCTTCGACGCCTTCCGACGCCACCACCTCCACCTCGACGACCGCGACCTCGCCGACGATGCCACCCTCGACACCATCGCGCGCACCGTCACCGCAGGACAGGCCGTCCTCGTCGTCGCCACCACCGTCCGGCGTGCCCAGACCCTCTACACCCGCCTCCGCGACCGCCTCGACCCTGGTGCCTCCGACCCCGACCGCGTCACCTTGCTCCACAGCCGCTTCACGGCCCGCGACCGCGCCACCAAAGAACGTGCCCTCGCCGCCCGCCTCGGCACCCGGACCCGCGCCAAGGACACGCCGGGCCTCGTCGTCGTCGGCACCCAGGTCGTCGAGGTCAGCCTCGACGTCGACTTCGACCGCCTCCACACCGACCCTGCTCCCATCGAAGCCCTCGTCCAGCGCTTCGGCCGCATCAACCGAGGCCGCCGCCACCGCCATTGCGATGTCGTCGTCCATCGCCCGAGCCCCCCTTCGAGCCAGTTCGTTTACGAACCCCGGCTCGTCGACCGCGCCCTCGACATCCTCGGCCCGCACAGTGGAGAGCCCATCGACGAACGCCACGTCCAGACCTGGGTCGACGCCGCCTACGCGCCCGACGCCGACCGATGGCGCAAGGAACTCGACCAGCGCATCCGCGACGCCCGGCGCGATGTCCTCCGCGTCAACCGCCCCCTCGACAGCCATGAGGAGCTACGCGCAAGCTTCGACGCCTTCTTCGACGGCGCCGAGGTCATCCCCGAAGCCCTCCGCGCCGAGCACCAGCGCCTCCTCGTCGAGCGCCCCCTCGAAGCGGCCACCCTCGCCGTACCCATCCACCCGGGCACTTACCATTCCCTCTCGCGCAAGGGCCTCCTGCGCACCCAGGACCGCGTCACGTACGCCCGCGTCCCCTACGACGCCACCTCCGGCCTCGACCTCGGCGCATCATGA
- the cas1 gene encoding CRISPR-associated endonuclease Cas1: MARTVLVEGYGVSVGKRSERLVVRRRPPREDATGNTEGAANVPPPLASPPTASLLPASPLPAARRTPATTRPTEEEIPFFQIGEIVLPARGVSVSVEMLAEAAERGISVSFLASSGKPYALLTSPMLTATVSTRREQLRALDDARGAEVCRRIVAGKIRNQAGLLTYFARSLAEAPADAQGPTSSQPSSLTDVQGPTSSQPSLLTDAQGPTFSQPGAPATTRLDRIHRAAASLREARREAMRVQGASAAAVRDTLMGLEGAAARVYWEGVAALCEGHIRFEGRRREGDIGPLNALLNYGYGILYARVWAVALHAGLDLFAGFLHTDRPGKPSLVLDLVEELRAPIVDRAVLAYVRLGRRVRFDGNWLDDATRRALGAVVLERLETPVPYAGRKLRLSSVIQAQARSLAMFLRRESRYRPFTMYW; this comes from the coding sequence ATGGCACGCACCGTATTGGTCGAAGGGTATGGTGTCTCCGTCGGCAAGCGCAGCGAGCGCCTCGTCGTCCGTCGACGACCGCCGCGCGAAGACGCCACGGGAAACACCGAGGGCGCAGCGAACGTCCCACCGCCGCTGGCCTCTCCGCCGACGGCCTCACTGCTGCCAGCCTCACCGCTGCCGGCCGCTCGCAGGACGCCTGCCACGACCAGGCCCACCGAAGAAGAGATCCCCTTCTTCCAGATCGGCGAGATCGTCTTGCCTGCCCGCGGCGTCAGCGTGAGCGTCGAAATGCTCGCCGAGGCTGCCGAGCGTGGCATCAGCGTCTCCTTCCTCGCCAGCTCCGGCAAACCCTACGCCTTGCTCACCTCGCCGATGCTGACCGCCACCGTCAGCACCCGACGCGAACAGCTCCGCGCCCTCGACGACGCCCGTGGCGCCGAGGTGTGCCGCCGCATCGTTGCTGGCAAGATCCGCAACCAGGCCGGCCTTCTCACCTACTTCGCCCGCTCCCTCGCCGAAGCGCCCGCGGATGCCCAGGGACCCACCTCCTCGCAGCCCAGCTCGCTGACGGACGTCCAGGGACCCACCTCCTCGCAGCCCAGCCTGCTGACGGACGCCCAGGGACCCACCTTCTCGCAGCCCGGCGCGCCCGCCACCACGCGCCTCGACCGCATCCACCGCGCGGCGGCCTCCCTCCGGGAAGCCCGTCGCGAAGCCATGCGCGTACAGGGCGCCTCGGCGGCGGCCGTGCGCGACACCCTCATGGGCCTCGAAGGCGCCGCTGCTCGCGTCTACTGGGAGGGCGTCGCGGCCTTGTGTGAAGGCCACATCCGCTTCGAAGGCCGCCGACGCGAAGGCGACATCGGCCCCCTGAACGCCCTCCTCAACTACGGCTACGGCATCCTGTACGCGCGCGTCTGGGCCGTCGCATTGCACGCGGGCCTCGACCTCTTCGCGGGCTTCCTCCACACCGACCGCCCGGGCAAACCCTCCCTCGTCCTCGATCTCGTCGAAGAGCTGCGCGCCCCCATCGTCGACCGCGCCGTCCTCGCCTACGTCCGCCTCGGCCGCCGTGTTCGCTTCGACGGCAACTGGCTCGACGACGCCACCCGTCGCGCCCTGGGCGCGGTCGTCCTCGAGCGCCTCGAGACCCCGGTCCCTTACGCTGGCCGCAAGCTTCGCCTCAGCTCCGTGATCCAGGCGCAAGCGCGTTCACTCGCCATGTTCCTCCGGCGGGAGAGCCGTTACCGCCCCTTCACCATGTACTGGTGA
- the cas2 gene encoding CRISPR-associated endonuclease Cas2, with the protein MNDRPRKPWKAERPGAALGRSEPGPAHLLAIFDVSDDRARRKLTELCKDYGLTRFQWSAFEGQLTRNRREELFDRGKRLLDDAVGGGRFFIVGIGAREQAESLRLDTPGRPAPAPKEGP; encoded by the coding sequence GTGAACGACCGCCCCCGGAAGCCCTGGAAAGCCGAGCGCCCCGGCGCTGCCCTCGGCCGCAGCGAGCCAGGACCGGCGCACCTCCTCGCCATCTTCGACGTCTCCGACGACCGCGCCCGGCGCAAGCTCACCGAGCTGTGCAAGGACTACGGCCTCACCCGCTTCCAGTGGAGCGCCTTCGAAGGCCAGCTCACCCGCAACCGCCGCGAAGAGCTCTTCGACCGCGGCAAGCGCCTCCTCGACGACGCCGTGGGCGGCGGCCGCTTCTTCATCGTCGGCATCGGCGCACGCGAGCAAGCCGAGTCGCTTCGCCTCGACACCCCCGGGCGCCCGGCACCTGCACCGAAGGAGGGCCCATGA
- the cas4 gene encoding CRISPR-associated protein Cas4 — protein MISLRVSELRQYSFCPRVVWYRQVLGQPGRETGKMAQGRDAEAALQKLEVRRRLHRYGLEEASRRFDVPLQSEVHGLHGICDLVLELPGASPEAPRRAYPVEVKTTRGGVGRHHVVQLAAYALMLEASGVSPVERGYVLLLPADRVVEVPLGERERALVLRTAEAIRTMISCQRFPRATRYESFCPDCEFVNFCGDVL, from the coding sequence ATGATCTCCCTCCGCGTCAGCGAGCTGCGCCAGTACAGCTTCTGCCCGCGCGTGGTGTGGTATCGGCAGGTGCTTGGCCAGCCAGGTCGCGAGACCGGAAAGATGGCGCAAGGCCGGGACGCGGAAGCCGCCCTCCAGAAGCTCGAAGTGCGCCGTCGCCTCCATCGCTACGGCCTCGAAGAGGCCAGCCGTCGCTTCGATGTCCCGTTGCAGAGCGAGGTCCATGGCCTGCACGGGATCTGCGATCTGGTCCTCGAACTGCCAGGGGCGAGTCCGGAGGCGCCGCGGCGCGCCTACCCGGTCGAGGTGAAGACCACGCGCGGGGGCGTGGGGCGTCATCACGTGGTGCAGCTCGCGGCGTACGCCTTGATGCTGGAGGCGAGCGGGGTTTCGCCTGTGGAGCGGGGCTATGTGCTGCTGTTGCCTGCCGATCGTGTGGTCGAGGTGCCGCTCGGTGAGCGGGAGCGAGCGCTGGTGCTTCGGACGGCCGAGGCCATTCGGACGATGATCAGCTGCCAGCGGTTTCCGAGGGCGACGCGCTACGAGAGCTTCTGCCCCGATTGCGAGTTCGTGAACTTCTGCGGCGATGTGCTGTGA